A genome region from Pontibacillus halophilus JSM 076056 = DSM 19796 includes the following:
- a CDS encoding transposase — protein sequence LNNQTKVIKRDAFGFRRYDRFRLKILLHHQYKHTKDFQVG from the coding sequence TTGAACAATCAAACGAAGGTTATTAAGCGAGATGCGTTCGGATTCCGAAGGTATGACCGTTTCCGATTGAAGATTCTTCTGCATCATCAATACAAACATACAAAAGACTTTCAAGTTGGTTAA